One segment of Megachile rotundata isolate GNS110a chromosome 4, iyMegRotu1, whole genome shotgun sequence DNA contains the following:
- the LOC100881072 gene encoding uncharacterized protein LOC100881072, with translation MNIFEKEFAHHPRREVYSRSIIRVKPFDAESTSAKVTDEKKNAKKKYHGPESPLYTAIYPSVCITKVFGLAPYDFTDDQTVPSNICLIFSFTFMTIYCYIIYVVYLRFTTLKREKLVFGVVETTKVIVNYLVAMYELVATIVTRKSFIRIWNDLQNFDEKLNQLGYPRNETKTEIVCWVLLISQTIVWIVVNQSGMYAFDETWSFNISYMTIYIGTAVSVYKFFAMVTFLGQRFHQLNEIARENLPPQVGYHSSIVSRKTIQDLHGELMLYGEALDSLYTWPLLFWLINLSVHSVSSLYFFIDWMILSPWTNSTWLLLFNVWSWLLVFMIQLLVLHIGCDYTTTQANSMAAILVEWDARVIKRFPYDDTIRTSLHFLNRRLRFSAGGLFDVKLSLLSSIVGMLSTYLIILLQFPA, from the exons ATGAACATTTTCGAAAAAGAGTTTGCGCATCATCCCAGAAGAGAAGTTTACTCGAGGAGCATCATCCGCGTGAAACCGTTCGACGCGGAAAGCACGTCCGCGAAAGTAACCGACGAGAAAAAGAACGCTAAGAAAAAGTATCATGGGCCAGAGTCGCCATTGTACACGGCGATTTACCCTTCAGTTTGCATAACGAAAGTATTTGGCTTGGCACCGTACGATTTCACGGACGACCAAACGGTACCCTCCAACATCTGTCTCATATTTTCATTCACATTCATGACCATCTACTGTTACATCATCTACGTCGTGTACTTAAGATTTACTACTCTTAAACGAGAGAAACTAGTTTTCGGTGTCGTGGAAACTACAAag GTGATCGTGAATTATTTGGTGGCCATGTACGAACTCGTAGCAACGATAGTAACCAGGAAATCGTTCATCCGAATTTGGAACGATCTTCAAAATTTCGACGAAAAGCTCAATCAACTGGGCTACCCGCGTAACGAAACAAAAACCGAGATCGTATGTTGGGTTCTGTTGATCAGTCAGACTATTGTTTGGATCGTCGTCAATCAGAGCGGTATGTACGCGTTCGACGAGACCTGGTCGTTCAACATCAGCTACATGACCATTTATATCGGCACCGCGGTATCCGTCTACAAATTCTTCGCGATGGTGACTTTTCTTGGACAACGATTTCATCAATTGAACGAGATAGCCAGAGAGAATTTACCGCCTCAAGTCGGATATCACAGCAGCATCGTCAGTAGAAAG ACTATCCAAGATCTTCACGGTGAACTGATGTTATACGGCGAGGCACTGGATTCTCTTTACACCTGGCCACTGTTGTTCTGGCTTATAAACTTGAGCGTGCACAGCGTCAGTAGCCTGTATTTCTTCATCGATTGGATGATTCTGTCTCCTTGGACCAATTCGACTTGGCTTCTATTATTTAACGTGTGGTCTTGGTTGCTCGTATTTATGATACAACTTTTGGTTTTGCACATCGGTTGCGATTACACGACAACACAG GCTAACAGTATGGCTGCGATTCTAGTCGAATGGGACGCCAGAGTAATTAAAAGATTTCCATACGAC GACACGATTCGTACCTCGTTACACTTTCTGAACAGACGTCTTCGTTTCTCTGCAGGTGGTCTTTTCGACGTGAAATTGTCGCTTCTGAGTTCG ATCGTTGGGATGCTGTCGACGTATCTGATAATCCTCCTGCAATTCCCGGCTTAA
- the LOC100880958 gene encoding uncharacterized protein LOC100880958 isoform X1 — MNAFLQNMLKMNSTEQLNVQNEKEKDETRKKNETGRSGSSQRNWIRKLGNYSQTKYQLPSNPLGTNAMRPLDMNSPCNTYKHPTPTKTSDSPKTPPEMPDLESIIREFETGFLSPTKSQDISIEQFKQKNFVKKIVTAFEVKYKRYNDLKAAQESKQEDASPLIETPKRKFKVFGSNFKTSPEEPQHRTSKFDDSNRRQNVEKSEERSGLRRSGIFGSPFNVSCEELKVPDSDKSPPDEIKNENTISKDRSESSKNRKKFAIFSSPSNSCGDSSASSEIYRDPVHVDCQNSKDRSSNSSDNFKFDKDKIRASNFLFSPSKVSSLDETKSMDSVDFDLTLPDPEETILLEGNALQKTSTMINDRQNYDDIDDCFVREISSVDKTPKVVGAYLKEPIEVEDTSIDWIPITGKKLPRKRSLKKLLNALTGKRTLEKKCKLFSSERNLYQDSRELQDSGYDDKSVSSSSLNSLISITEVLLHQENSYIERERRGTLTTFRPKNLEEEEEDEVFSDTYACSSKRNRKKLLLTEMPREDVKVDLGPAYPSSTKFITMSLDRKMISKKTHPPSPVRPVITRLPKHPCLSKIPKHPFVSLTKMDELQETCDVQESRDSEESSVIIKNDLYEVEFRKSCMDVYSSVSCRSSSSTESNYDVPRRFLSKSENELRLDSEGKRTEPIYDVPKSTVLDRPRSSVYEDIVASRRSVQSFESAPPSIYAVPRTLEVRCATVETRNGNMYLDNKVPSLNDLTIDEMRTAV; from the exons ATGAACGCGTTCTTGCAGAATATGCTGAAGATGAACAGCACCGAACAG CTaaacgtgcaaaacgagaaagagaaagacGAGACAAGGAAGAAAAACGAGACCGGAAGGTCAGGTTCGTCGCAAAGAAACTGGATCAGGAAGCTCGGGAATTATTCACAGACCAAGTACCAACTTCCGTCCAACCCCTTGGGGACAAATGCTATGAGACCTCTGGACATGAACAGTCCGTGTAACACCTACAAACATCCGACTCCTACGAAAACTTCCGATTCCCCGAAGACGCCTCCCGAGATGCCGGACTTGGAGAGTATTATCCGCGAATTCGAGACTGGTTTTCTTTCGCCCACCAAGTCGCAGGACATAAGCATCGAGCAGTTCAAGCAGAAGAACTTCGTCAAGAAGATCGTAACAGCGTTCGAGGTAAAGTACAAAAGGTATAACGACCTCAAAGCAGCGCAAGAATCGAAGCAAGAAGACGCCTCCCCGTTGATCGAAACGCCCAAAAGAAAATTCAAGGTGTTCGGTAGTAATTTCAAGACCAGTCCCGAAGAACCGCAACATCGTACGAGTAAATTCGACGATTCAAATCGACGGCAGAACGTTGAAAAGTCGGAAGAGCGGAGCGGTTTAAGAAGATCCGGGATTTTTGGCTCTCCTTTTAACGTTTCTTGCGAAGAGCTGAAAGTTCCTGATTCCGATAAATCTCCTCCGGAcgagattaaaaatgaaaacacgATATCCAAGGATAGAAGCGAAAGCTCGAAGAACCGTAAGAAGTTTGCAATCTTTTCTTCCCCTTCCAATAGTTGCGGAGACTCGAGCGCATCATCGGAGATCTACAGGGATCCCGTGCATGTCGATTGTCAGAATTCAAAGGATCGCAGTTCGAACAGTTCCGATAACTTCAAGTTCGACAAGGATAAAATTCGAGCATCGAATTTCCTTTTCAGTCCGTCGAAAGTCTCTTCACTGGACGAAACGAAGAGTATGGACAGCGTTGATTTCGATTTGACGTTGCCAGACCCCGAGGAGACTATTCTGTTGGAAGGAAACGCGTTACAGAAGACCAGCACCATGATCAACGATCGTCAAAACTACGACGACATCGACGATTGTTTCGTTCGAGAAATATCCAGCGTGGACAAGACACCGAAGGTAGTTGGAGCGTACCTGAAAGAACCAATCGAAGTGGAGGATACTTCCATCGATTGGATACCAATTACCGGGAAAAAATTACCGCGAAAGAGATCCTTGAAGAAGTTGCTGAACGCCTTGACCGGGAAGAGGACCTTGGAGAAGAAGTGCAAACTGTTTTCGTCCGAAAGGAATTTATACCAGGACTCGCGCGAACTTCAGGATTCGGGCTACGACGATAAGTCCGTCTCTTCGTCATCTCTGAATTCGTTAATTTCGATTACGGAGGTGCTGCTACATCAGGAGAACAGTTACATCGAACGCGAAAGAAGAGGCACTCTTACAACATTCAGACCGAAGAATTtggaggaggaagaggaagacGAGGTGTTCTCTGACACGTATGCGTGCTCAAG CAAACGAAACAGAAAGAAATTGCTGTTAACCGAGATGCCAAGGGAGGACGTAAAAGTGGATCTAGGACCAGCCTACCCGTCGTCTACAAAATTTATCACGATGTCCTTGGATCGCAAGATGATCTCGAAGAAGACTCATCCGCCTTCTCCGGTTCGGCCAGTGATAACGAGGTTACCGAAGCATCCTTGCCTCTCCAAGATTCCGAAACATCCGTTCGTATCCTTGACGAAGATGGACGAGCTTCAGGAAACGTGCGACGTTCAAGAATCTCGCGACAGCGAGGAGTCATCGGTGATCATTAAGAACGACCTGTACGAAGTTGAATTTCGCAAAAGCTGCATGGACGTATATTCATCGGTATCCTGTCGCAGTTCCTCATCGACCGAGAGCAATTACGATGTACCAAGGAGGTTCTTATCGAAATCTGAGAACGAGCTGAGATTGGATTCGGAGGGAAAGCGAACGGAACCAATTTACGATGTTCCAAAATCCACTGTTCTTGACAGACCAAGATCTAGCGTCTACGAGGACATCGTCGCATCGAGAAGAAGCGTGCAGTCGTTCGAATCTGCACCTCCGAGCATTTACGCGGTCCCTCGAACATTGGAGGTTCGTTGCGCTACTGTCGAGACAAGAAACGGCAATATGTATCTCGATAACAAAGTCCCATCTTTGAACGACTTGACCATTGACGAAATGCGTACTGCTGTTTAA
- the LOC100880958 gene encoding uncharacterized protein LOC100880958 isoform X2, producing MLNVQNEKEKDETRKKNETGRSGSSQRNWIRKLGNYSQTKYQLPSNPLGTNAMRPLDMNSPCNTYKHPTPTKTSDSPKTPPEMPDLESIIREFETGFLSPTKSQDISIEQFKQKNFVKKIVTAFEVKYKRYNDLKAAQESKQEDASPLIETPKRKFKVFGSNFKTSPEEPQHRTSKFDDSNRRQNVEKSEERSGLRRSGIFGSPFNVSCEELKVPDSDKSPPDEIKNENTISKDRSESSKNRKKFAIFSSPSNSCGDSSASSEIYRDPVHVDCQNSKDRSSNSSDNFKFDKDKIRASNFLFSPSKVSSLDETKSMDSVDFDLTLPDPEETILLEGNALQKTSTMINDRQNYDDIDDCFVREISSVDKTPKVVGAYLKEPIEVEDTSIDWIPITGKKLPRKRSLKKLLNALTGKRTLEKKCKLFSSERNLYQDSRELQDSGYDDKSVSSSSLNSLISITEVLLHQENSYIERERRGTLTTFRPKNLEEEEEDEVFSDTYACSSKRNRKKLLLTEMPREDVKVDLGPAYPSSTKFITMSLDRKMISKKTHPPSPVRPVITRLPKHPCLSKIPKHPFVSLTKMDELQETCDVQESRDSEESSVIIKNDLYEVEFRKSCMDVYSSVSCRSSSSTESNYDVPRRFLSKSENELRLDSEGKRTEPIYDVPKSTVLDRPRSSVYEDIVASRRSVQSFESAPPSIYAVPRTLEVRCATVETRNGNMYLDNKVPSLNDLTIDEMRTAV from the exons CTaaacgtgcaaaacgagaaagagaaagacGAGACAAGGAAGAAAAACGAGACCGGAAGGTCAGGTTCGTCGCAAAGAAACTGGATCAGGAAGCTCGGGAATTATTCACAGACCAAGTACCAACTTCCGTCCAACCCCTTGGGGACAAATGCTATGAGACCTCTGGACATGAACAGTCCGTGTAACACCTACAAACATCCGACTCCTACGAAAACTTCCGATTCCCCGAAGACGCCTCCCGAGATGCCGGACTTGGAGAGTATTATCCGCGAATTCGAGACTGGTTTTCTTTCGCCCACCAAGTCGCAGGACATAAGCATCGAGCAGTTCAAGCAGAAGAACTTCGTCAAGAAGATCGTAACAGCGTTCGAGGTAAAGTACAAAAGGTATAACGACCTCAAAGCAGCGCAAGAATCGAAGCAAGAAGACGCCTCCCCGTTGATCGAAACGCCCAAAAGAAAATTCAAGGTGTTCGGTAGTAATTTCAAGACCAGTCCCGAAGAACCGCAACATCGTACGAGTAAATTCGACGATTCAAATCGACGGCAGAACGTTGAAAAGTCGGAAGAGCGGAGCGGTTTAAGAAGATCCGGGATTTTTGGCTCTCCTTTTAACGTTTCTTGCGAAGAGCTGAAAGTTCCTGATTCCGATAAATCTCCTCCGGAcgagattaaaaatgaaaacacgATATCCAAGGATAGAAGCGAAAGCTCGAAGAACCGTAAGAAGTTTGCAATCTTTTCTTCCCCTTCCAATAGTTGCGGAGACTCGAGCGCATCATCGGAGATCTACAGGGATCCCGTGCATGTCGATTGTCAGAATTCAAAGGATCGCAGTTCGAACAGTTCCGATAACTTCAAGTTCGACAAGGATAAAATTCGAGCATCGAATTTCCTTTTCAGTCCGTCGAAAGTCTCTTCACTGGACGAAACGAAGAGTATGGACAGCGTTGATTTCGATTTGACGTTGCCAGACCCCGAGGAGACTATTCTGTTGGAAGGAAACGCGTTACAGAAGACCAGCACCATGATCAACGATCGTCAAAACTACGACGACATCGACGATTGTTTCGTTCGAGAAATATCCAGCGTGGACAAGACACCGAAGGTAGTTGGAGCGTACCTGAAAGAACCAATCGAAGTGGAGGATACTTCCATCGATTGGATACCAATTACCGGGAAAAAATTACCGCGAAAGAGATCCTTGAAGAAGTTGCTGAACGCCTTGACCGGGAAGAGGACCTTGGAGAAGAAGTGCAAACTGTTTTCGTCCGAAAGGAATTTATACCAGGACTCGCGCGAACTTCAGGATTCGGGCTACGACGATAAGTCCGTCTCTTCGTCATCTCTGAATTCGTTAATTTCGATTACGGAGGTGCTGCTACATCAGGAGAACAGTTACATCGAACGCGAAAGAAGAGGCACTCTTACAACATTCAGACCGAAGAATTtggaggaggaagaggaagacGAGGTGTTCTCTGACACGTATGCGTGCTCAAG CAAACGAAACAGAAAGAAATTGCTGTTAACCGAGATGCCAAGGGAGGACGTAAAAGTGGATCTAGGACCAGCCTACCCGTCGTCTACAAAATTTATCACGATGTCCTTGGATCGCAAGATGATCTCGAAGAAGACTCATCCGCCTTCTCCGGTTCGGCCAGTGATAACGAGGTTACCGAAGCATCCTTGCCTCTCCAAGATTCCGAAACATCCGTTCGTATCCTTGACGAAGATGGACGAGCTTCAGGAAACGTGCGACGTTCAAGAATCTCGCGACAGCGAGGAGTCATCGGTGATCATTAAGAACGACCTGTACGAAGTTGAATTTCGCAAAAGCTGCATGGACGTATATTCATCGGTATCCTGTCGCAGTTCCTCATCGACCGAGAGCAATTACGATGTACCAAGGAGGTTCTTATCGAAATCTGAGAACGAGCTGAGATTGGATTCGGAGGGAAAGCGAACGGAACCAATTTACGATGTTCCAAAATCCACTGTTCTTGACAGACCAAGATCTAGCGTCTACGAGGACATCGTCGCATCGAGAAGAAGCGTGCAGTCGTTCGAATCTGCACCTCCGAGCATTTACGCGGTCCCTCGAACATTGGAGGTTCGTTGCGCTACTGTCGAGACAAGAAACGGCAATATGTATCTCGATAACAAAGTCCCATCTTTGAACGACTTGACCATTGACGAAATGCGTACTGCTGTTTAA
- the LOC100880958 gene encoding uncharacterized protein LOC100880958 isoform X3, with protein sequence MRPLDMNSPCNTYKHPTPTKTSDSPKTPPEMPDLESIIREFETGFLSPTKSQDISIEQFKQKNFVKKIVTAFEVKYKRYNDLKAAQESKQEDASPLIETPKRKFKVFGSNFKTSPEEPQHRTSKFDDSNRRQNVEKSEERSGLRRSGIFGSPFNVSCEELKVPDSDKSPPDEIKNENTISKDRSESSKNRKKFAIFSSPSNSCGDSSASSEIYRDPVHVDCQNSKDRSSNSSDNFKFDKDKIRASNFLFSPSKVSSLDETKSMDSVDFDLTLPDPEETILLEGNALQKTSTMINDRQNYDDIDDCFVREISSVDKTPKVVGAYLKEPIEVEDTSIDWIPITGKKLPRKRSLKKLLNALTGKRTLEKKCKLFSSERNLYQDSRELQDSGYDDKSVSSSSLNSLISITEVLLHQENSYIERERRGTLTTFRPKNLEEEEEDEVFSDTYACSSKRNRKKLLLTEMPREDVKVDLGPAYPSSTKFITMSLDRKMISKKTHPPSPVRPVITRLPKHPCLSKIPKHPFVSLTKMDELQETCDVQESRDSEESSVIIKNDLYEVEFRKSCMDVYSSVSCRSSSSTESNYDVPRRFLSKSENELRLDSEGKRTEPIYDVPKSTVLDRPRSSVYEDIVASRRSVQSFESAPPSIYAVPRTLEVRCATVETRNGNMYLDNKVPSLNDLTIDEMRTAV encoded by the exons ATGAGACCTCTGGACATGAACAGTCCGTGTAACACCTACAAACATCCGACTCCTACGAAAACTTCCGATTCCCCGAAGACGCCTCCCGAGATGCCGGACTTGGAGAGTATTATCCGCGAATTCGAGACTGGTTTTCTTTCGCCCACCAAGTCGCAGGACATAAGCATCGAGCAGTTCAAGCAGAAGAACTTCGTCAAGAAGATCGTAACAGCGTTCGAGGTAAAGTACAAAAGGTATAACGACCTCAAAGCAGCGCAAGAATCGAAGCAAGAAGACGCCTCCCCGTTGATCGAAACGCCCAAAAGAAAATTCAAGGTGTTCGGTAGTAATTTCAAGACCAGTCCCGAAGAACCGCAACATCGTACGAGTAAATTCGACGATTCAAATCGACGGCAGAACGTTGAAAAGTCGGAAGAGCGGAGCGGTTTAAGAAGATCCGGGATTTTTGGCTCTCCTTTTAACGTTTCTTGCGAAGAGCTGAAAGTTCCTGATTCCGATAAATCTCCTCCGGAcgagattaaaaatgaaaacacgATATCCAAGGATAGAAGCGAAAGCTCGAAGAACCGTAAGAAGTTTGCAATCTTTTCTTCCCCTTCCAATAGTTGCGGAGACTCGAGCGCATCATCGGAGATCTACAGGGATCCCGTGCATGTCGATTGTCAGAATTCAAAGGATCGCAGTTCGAACAGTTCCGATAACTTCAAGTTCGACAAGGATAAAATTCGAGCATCGAATTTCCTTTTCAGTCCGTCGAAAGTCTCTTCACTGGACGAAACGAAGAGTATGGACAGCGTTGATTTCGATTTGACGTTGCCAGACCCCGAGGAGACTATTCTGTTGGAAGGAAACGCGTTACAGAAGACCAGCACCATGATCAACGATCGTCAAAACTACGACGACATCGACGATTGTTTCGTTCGAGAAATATCCAGCGTGGACAAGACACCGAAGGTAGTTGGAGCGTACCTGAAAGAACCAATCGAAGTGGAGGATACTTCCATCGATTGGATACCAATTACCGGGAAAAAATTACCGCGAAAGAGATCCTTGAAGAAGTTGCTGAACGCCTTGACCGGGAAGAGGACCTTGGAGAAGAAGTGCAAACTGTTTTCGTCCGAAAGGAATTTATACCAGGACTCGCGCGAACTTCAGGATTCGGGCTACGACGATAAGTCCGTCTCTTCGTCATCTCTGAATTCGTTAATTTCGATTACGGAGGTGCTGCTACATCAGGAGAACAGTTACATCGAACGCGAAAGAAGAGGCACTCTTACAACATTCAGACCGAAGAATTtggaggaggaagaggaagacGAGGTGTTCTCTGACACGTATGCGTGCTCAAG CAAACGAAACAGAAAGAAATTGCTGTTAACCGAGATGCCAAGGGAGGACGTAAAAGTGGATCTAGGACCAGCCTACCCGTCGTCTACAAAATTTATCACGATGTCCTTGGATCGCAAGATGATCTCGAAGAAGACTCATCCGCCTTCTCCGGTTCGGCCAGTGATAACGAGGTTACCGAAGCATCCTTGCCTCTCCAAGATTCCGAAACATCCGTTCGTATCCTTGACGAAGATGGACGAGCTTCAGGAAACGTGCGACGTTCAAGAATCTCGCGACAGCGAGGAGTCATCGGTGATCATTAAGAACGACCTGTACGAAGTTGAATTTCGCAAAAGCTGCATGGACGTATATTCATCGGTATCCTGTCGCAGTTCCTCATCGACCGAGAGCAATTACGATGTACCAAGGAGGTTCTTATCGAAATCTGAGAACGAGCTGAGATTGGATTCGGAGGGAAAGCGAACGGAACCAATTTACGATGTTCCAAAATCCACTGTTCTTGACAGACCAAGATCTAGCGTCTACGAGGACATCGTCGCATCGAGAAGAAGCGTGCAGTCGTTCGAATCTGCACCTCCGAGCATTTACGCGGTCCCTCGAACATTGGAGGTTCGTTGCGCTACTGTCGAGACAAGAAACGGCAATATGTATCTCGATAACAAAGTCCCATCTTTGAACGACTTGACCATTGACGAAATGCGTACTGCTGTTTAA